A genomic region of Anopheles coustani chromosome 3, idAnoCousDA_361_x.2, whole genome shotgun sequence contains the following coding sequences:
- the LOC131259498 gene encoding homeobox protein prospero: MMSSEEDSDSFGLYVDKLLKNDPTVVTNSNSNSNSSNGSSSSSSAKRSRQRVDAGEPRNSYSSIPNFSARPSFMSGGLYGAIFSQAQQQHFSGLFGPGGYGPAAASKMLNELLGRQVKQAQDATDPDTLSMLSAIEAAAAGISSSIAAGNASANANTSSSINNNSNDGAGMTLDGSVGGLVNGASGVVSAAKLGFESATNLNNNNTNTNNNNNTNTGSGHNNSGAAVASNHSGSANTASTLNGGGSGVPEVVPTPTMVANRRSSSTSSTGSSTSSSSSNSSNSSSNSSVNSCGTAATHGSNNPPNVTSVSGGERGSPAAASGVKQPDNGHGLVDDGGVIDLDGDSTTPPASELAHHMLRNILQGKKDLLALDQELRATLQASSQGGRISPDNNNVIGSKNNNNNTIFDVSKISENSNPAVVVNGGELSDSSDAGGSTRQKATNPSASATTAMAATNQNGGKGVSLLGDSSAKCDDLLAGGDDRTLSNGGGGVMNPKQEKHDVIDELVASLPDEVDETMPSPASSHGRGGDVIITKQEMDIDECCLDDKDRDERTPSPGSAGGSGGLIGGQGGRAEPEALNMKRARVENIVSSMRASPAILSQAPQVNGCKKRKLYHPQQHDNSAAERYAAAAAAGLNLGLTLQNFMLSSSAAAAAAAAAASTNSATDPATTDDDDDLVETITTTPHIHQKRVEKDVLKSQLRSMQEQLAEMQQKYVQLCSRMEQQSDTTQEVADDSSTSDLMEDDLASASDLSPEKSLLPASLSTATTPVKDVGKGQSNAAAAAAAAAAADASSMLQMMSKMMSAKLHSQLPPAHAALQAGGFNGTHPFLQHMQQAAAAAATIPHETMSQQQQQQHQQQHQQQQQQQQHQQHSQQISNAAAMYQKLFLEQEARLVKAEQAERNLQATNQQLLQQQQQQQAQQQQQQQQQQQQLQVMSQAQPPSMPDRNASSNPQSQVITQPQVTMQQQQQPLVQSQTSQPMLQSPVQHPQPQTQLPVQQHSPPALPQPPQQQPQGGLQSTPQQQQHPHSVSQQHQSALQQQQQHSPPQQQAQPAAIQLPPSSHVTAPVPMAGHLPPMPKGPTIPSDLTSRLNMMRSSASSIAPMSGTDLEGLADVLKTEITASLSNLVDSIVTRFVHQRRFLGKQSEAAAAAAEQLNKDLLMASQLLDRKSPRTKISQAERGAASQSAMFQPPKGPQNINSVAAAALYNSMNQALGGPPSQVNPFCLPPPEPREHNPEQNEALSLVVTPKKKRHKVTDTRITPRTVSRILAQDGILPSAPQVQVDSQQSQQQHQQQQQQQQQQQSQQSQHALGGTNGSCLANTLNNNNNNNNSCSKNNNQQSAQQQSQVTSPQQQAPPQQQQQAQQQQQQAQQQQQQSQAQFNSQSASTMKGESAPAECTSPRSSFHGGAPSMLPVSLPTSVAIPNPSLHESQVFSPYSPFFNPHGPHGGPHGPQPSQFHHMKVSSSPPGIKGMFDPRDSPPLPHPPTMLHPALLAAHHGNSPDYGHIKASMDVTDRNSDCTSADISYNGMEPTISFSNMQLIDSSIAANRSLTPVNSSTLTPMHLRKAKLMFFWVRYPSSAVLKMYFPDIKFNKNNTAQLVKWFSNFREFYYIQMEKYARQAVSEGMKNADDIHVSNDSEIYRVLNLHYNRNNHIEVPQNFRYVVEQTLREFFRAIQSGKDTEQSWKKSIYKIISRMDDPVPEYFKSPNFLEQLE; the protein is encoded by the exons ATGATGTCATCGGAGGAAGACTCTGATTCTTTCGGTTTGTACGTCGATAAGTTGCTAAAGAACGACCCGACCGTAGTGacgaacagcaacagcaacagcaacagcagcaacggcagcagcagcagcagcagcgcgaaGCGAAGCAGACAGCGCGTGGACGCAGGGGAACCAAGAAACAGCTACTCCTCGATACCCAACTTCAGTGCACGGCCGTCCTTCATGAGCGGCGGTCTATACGGGGCTATCTTTAGCCAggcgcagcagcaacacttCAGTGGACTATTCGGTCCCGGCGGTTACGGACCGGCGGCCGCTAGCAAGATGCTCAACGAACTGCTCGGCCGACAAGTGAAGCAGGCCCAGGACGCGACAGACCCGGACACGCTCAGCATGCTCTCGGCGATCGAGGCTGCCGCGGCCGggatcagcagcagcattgcGGCTGGCAACGCCAGCGCCAATGCCAACACCAGtagcagcatcaacaacaacagcaacgatGGTGCCGGAATGACACTGGACGGCAGTGTCGGCGGCTTAGTGAACGGTGCTAGTGGTGTGGTCAGTGCCGCCAAGCTCGGCTTCGAGAGTGCGACCAAtctgaacaacaacaatacgAACAcgaacaataacaacaatacGAATACCGGCAGCGGCCACAACAACAGCGGTGCTGCCGTGGCTAGCAATCACAGTGGAAGTGCGAATACTGCGAGTACGCTGAACGGCGGTGGTAGTGGAGTGCCGGAGGTGGTGCCCACGCCGACCATGGTGGCCAATCGGCGGAGCAGCAGCACGAGCAGTACTGGCAGCAGTActagcagcagtagcagcaacagcagcaacagcagctccaACAGTAGCGTGAACAGTTGCGGCACGGCTGCGACGCACGGCAGCAACAATCCCCCGAATGTGACGAGTGTGAGTGGCGGGGAGCGAGGAAGCCCCGCGGCAGCGTCCGGGGTGAAGCAACCGGACAACGGCCACGGGCTCGTCGACGACGGTGGCGTTATAGACCTTGACGGTGACTCTACAACGCCACCGGCCAGCGAGCTGGCCCACCACATGCTGCGCAATATCCTCCAGGGCAAGAAGGACCTGCTGGCGCTCGATCAGGAGCTGCGGGCCACCCTGCAGGCCAGCAGCCAGGGCGGGCGGATATCGCCCGACAATAACAATGTGATCGGTAGCaagaataacaacaacaacacgatCTTCGACGTGAGCAAGATCAGTGAAAATAGTAACCCCGCAGTGGTGGTGAACGGTGGTGAGCTGAGTGACTCGAGTGACGCGGGGG GCTCCACCCGACAGAAGGCGACGAATCCTTCGGCCTCGGCGACGACGGCGATGGCGGCGACTAATCAAAATGGAGGGAAGGGAGTGTCCCTGCTCGGTGATAGTAGTGCGAAATGTGATGACCTGCTGGCGGGCGGTGACGATCGAACCCTGTCGAACGGGGGCGGTGGTGTGATGAACCCGAAGCAGGAGAAACACGATGTGATCGATGAGCTGGTGGCGTCTCTGCCGGACGAGGtggatgagacgatgccatCCCCGGCGTCCTCGCACGGTCGAGGGGGAGACGTGATCATCACCAAGCAGGAGATGGACATCGACGAGTGCTGCCTGGACGATAAGGATCGTGACGAGCGAACCCCGTCGCCCGGGAGCGCCGGTGGAAGTGGTGGACTGATCGGGGGTCAGGGTGGCCGCGCCGAGCCCGAAGCGCTCAACATGAAGCGGGCTCGCGTGGAGAACATCGTGTCGTCGATGCGTGCCAGTCCGGCGATCCTGTCCCAAGCGCCGCAGGTGAACGGTTGCAAGAAGCGCAAGCTGTACCATCCGCAGCAGCACGACAACAGTGCGGCGGAGCGGTACgcggcggcagcggccgcTGGACTCAACCTCGGCCTGACGCTGCAGAACTTCATGCTGAGCAGCAGCGCGgccgcagcggcagcagcagccgccgccAGCACGAACAGTGCGACCGATCCGGCCAccaccgacgacgatgacgatctgGTGGAAACGATCACGACGACGCCCCACATTCACCAGAAGCGGGTGGAAAAGGACGTACTTAAGTCGCAGCTCCGCTCGATGCAGGAGCAGCTGGCCGAGATGCAGCAGAAGTATGTGCAATTGTGCTCGCGCATGGAGCAGCAGTCCGACACGACCCAGGAGGTTGCGGACGACAGCTCCACGAGCGACCTCATGGAGGACGATCTGGCCAGCGCGTCCGACCTATCGCCCGAGAAGTCCCTTCTGCCGGCGAGCCTCTCGACGGCCACCACACCGGTGAAGGATGTGGGCAAGGGTCAGTCGAACgcggcagcagcggcggcggcggccgcggCAGCCGATGCGTCCAGCATGCTGCAGATGATGAGCAAGATGATGTCGGCCAAGCTGCACAGTCAGCTACCGCCCGCGCATGCGGCGCTGCAAGCGGGTGGATTCAACGGAACGCATCCATTCCTGCAGCATATGCAACAGGCGGCGGCTGCAGCAGCTACGATCCCTCACGAGACAATgagccaacagcagcagcagcaacaccagcagcagcaccagcagcagcaacagcagcagcaacaccagcagcacagTCAGCAGATAAGCAATGCGGCTGCCATGTATCAGAAGCTTTTCCTCGAGCAGGAAGCACGGTTGGTGAAGGCGGAGCAAGCGGAAAGAAATTTGCAGGCTACCAATCAGCAGttgctccagcagcagcagcagcaacaagctcagcagcagcaacagcagcaacaacagcaacagcagcttcAGGTAATGTCTCAAGCGCAGCCACCCAGCATGCCAGATCGGAATGCCAGCAGTAATCCTCAGTCACAGGTAATAACTCAACCGCAAGTAAcaatgcaacagcagcagcagccactgGTGCAAAGTCAAACTTCTCAGCCAATGCTACAATCGCCTGTTCAACATCCGCAGCCCCAGACGCAGCTCCCGGTGCAGCAGCACTCTCCGCCGGCACTCCCGCAACCGCCCCAGCAGCAACCGCAGGGAGGACTGCAATCGACgccacagcaacaacagcatccGCACTCGGTGTCGCAGCAGCATCAGTCGGctttgcagcagcaacagcagcattcGCCCCCGCAGCAGCAGGCGCAACCCGCCGCGATACAGCTGCCACCATCGAGTCACGTGACGGCTCCGGTGCCGATGGCAGGCCATCTGCCCCCGATGCCGAAGGGTCCGACGATTCCCTCCGATTTGACGAGCCGGCTCAACATGATGCGCTCGAGCGCGAGCTCGATCGCGCCCATGTCCGGGACGGACCTCGAGGGGCTGGCCGACGTGCTGAAGACGGAGATTACGGCTTCGCTGTCGAACCTGGTCGACTCGATCGTGACACGGTTCGTGCACCAGCGTCGGTTTCTAGGCAAGCAGTCGGAGGCggccgcagccgccgccgaGCAGCTGAACAAGGACCTGCTGATGGCCTCGCAGCTGCTGGATCGCAAGTCGCCCCGGACGAAGATCAGTCAGGCGGAGCGCGGAGCTGCCAGTCAGTCAG CCATGTTCCAACCGCCGAAGGGGCCGCAGAACATCAACTCGGTCGCCGCGGCCGCGCTGTACAACTCGATGAACCAGGCCCTCGGCGGCCCGCCCAGTCAGGTGAATCCCTTCTGCCTGCCGCCGCCGGAACCGCGCGAGCACAATCCCGAGCAGAACGAGGCCCTCAGTCTCGTGGTGACGCCGAAGAAGAAGCGCCATAAGGTGACCGACACGCGCATCACGCCCCGAACAGTGAGTAGAATTCTAGCCCAGGACGGTATCCTGCCGTCCGCGCCTCAGGTGCAGGTTGATTCACAACAatctcaacaacaacaccaacagcagcagcaacagcagcagcaacagcaatcgCAGCAGTCGCAGCATGCTTTGGGCGGTACGAACGGTAGTTGTCTTGCCAACACcctgaacaacaacaacaacaacaacaacagttgcAGCAAGAACAACAACCAGCAGTCAGCGCAGCAACAGTCGCAGGTGACTTCTCCTCAGCAACAGGCACCACCGCAGCAG caacagcaagctcagcagcagcaacagcaagctcagcagcagcagcagcaatcgcAAGCCCAGTTCAATAGCCAATCGGCCAGCACGATGAAGGGCGAGTCGGCCCCGGCGGAGTGCACCTCACCGCGATCGTCCTTCCACGGTGGCGCCCCGTCCATGCTGCCCGTCTCACTGCCGACGTCGGTGGCGATCCCCAACCCGTCGCTGCACGAGTCGCAGGTCTTTTCGCCCTACAGCCCCTTCTTCAATCCGCACGGTCCGCACGGTGGCCCGCACGGACCCCAGCCGTCGCAGTTCCACCACATGAAGGTGTCGTCGAGCCCGCCCGGCATCAAGGGCATGTTCGATCCGCGCGACTCGCCACCCCTGCCCCACCCGCCAACGATGCTGCATCCGGCCCTGCTGGCAGCCCACCACGGCAACTCGCCCGACTACGGACATATCAAGGCGTCGATGGATGTCACCGATCGCAACTCGGACTGCACGTCCGCGGACATCTCGTACAACGGCATGGAGCCTACTATATCCTTTTCAAATATGCAACTTATTGACAGTTCCATTGCAGC TAACCGTTCCTTAACTCCGGTGAACTCGTCAACCCTGACGCCGATGCACCTGCGCAAGGCGAAGCTGATGTTCTTCTGGGTGCGATACCCCAGCTCGGCCGTGCTGAAGATGTACTTCCCGGACATCAAGTTTAACAAGAACAATACCGCCCAGCTAGTCAAGTGGTTCTCCAACTTCAG GGAATTTTACTACATTCAAATGGAGAAATACGCCCGTCAAGCTGTGAGCGAAGGCATGAAGAATGCCGATGACATCCATGTAAGCAATGACAGTGAGATTTACCGCGTACTCAACCTACACTACAATCGGAACAACCACATCGAG GTGCCCCAAAATTTCCGATACGTCGTTGAGCAGACGCTGCGTGAATTCTTCCGCGCGATACAGAGCGGCAAAGACACCGAGCAGTCGTGGAAGAAATCCATTTACAAAATCATTTCCCGTATGGATGATCCTGTGCCGGAGTACTTCAAGTCTCCGAACTTCCTCGAGCAGCTGGAGTAA